A genomic region of Caulobacter vibrioides contains the following coding sequences:
- the rpsE gene encoding 30S ribosomal protein S5 has translation MARGEQQRGEGGQRRDRRDRNAPEERVDSDIVEKLVHINRVAATVKGGRRFSFAALMVVGDQKGRVGFGHGKAREVPEAIRKATEEAKKTMIRVPLRESRTLHHDGAGRWGAGKVMMRAAPPGTGVIAGGPMRAVLETLGVQDVVAKSTGSSNPYNMVRATFEALKVQSSPRQIAAKRGKKVGDILGRRADGASSPEAIEG, from the coding sequence ATGGCTCGTGGTGAACAACAGCGCGGTGAAGGCGGTCAACGCCGTGACCGTCGCGACCGCAACGCCCCCGAAGAGCGGGTCGACAGCGACATCGTCGAAAAGCTCGTCCACATCAACCGCGTCGCCGCCACCGTGAAGGGTGGTCGTCGCTTCAGCTTCGCTGCTCTGATGGTCGTTGGCGACCAAAAGGGCCGCGTCGGCTTCGGTCATGGCAAGGCGCGTGAAGTGCCGGAAGCCATCCGCAAGGCGACCGAAGAAGCCAAGAAGACGATGATCCGCGTTCCGCTGCGCGAATCCCGCACCCTGCACCACGACGGCGCTGGCCGTTGGGGCGCTGGCAAGGTGATGATGCGCGCGGCGCCTCCCGGCACCGGCGTCATCGCCGGCGGTCCGATGCGCGCGGTTCTCGAAACCCTGGGCGTCCAGGACGTCGTGGCCAAGTCGACGGGTTCTTCGAACCCGTACAACATGGTTCGCGCCACGTTCGAGGCTCTGAAGGTTCAATCGTCGCCCCGCCAGATCGCCGCCAAGCGCGGTAAGAAGGTTGGCGACATCCTCGGCCGCCGCGCCGACGGCGCGTCGTCGCCGGAAGCCATCGAGGGCTAA
- the rplO gene encoding 50S ribosomal protein L15 — MTKLNELAPREGSTKDRMRVGRGPGSGKGKTAGRGVKGQKARSGVAINGFEGGQMPLHMRMPKRGFNNPFRLEFAEVNLWRLEQAVEAGKIKKGAELGAAELIAAGVIRRELDGVKLLGKGEIKTALKLTVYSATDAAIKAVEAAGGSVTVTKKAKAQAEA; from the coding sequence ATGACTAAGCTGAACGAACTGGCCCCCCGCGAAGGTTCGACCAAGGACCGCATGCGCGTTGGCCGTGGTCCGGGTTCGGGCAAGGGCAAGACCGCCGGTCGCGGTGTGAAGGGCCAGAAGGCGCGCTCGGGCGTCGCCATCAACGGCTTCGAAGGCGGTCAAATGCCGCTGCACATGCGTATGCCGAAGCGCGGCTTCAACAACCCCTTCCGCCTGGAGTTCGCTGAAGTGAACCTGTGGCGCCTGGAGCAGGCCGTCGAAGCCGGCAAGATCAAGAAGGGCGCCGAGCTGGGCGCTGCTGAGCTTATCGCCGCGGGCGTCATCCGTCGCGAACTGGACGGCGTGAAGCTGCTGGGCAAGGGCGAGATCAAGACCGCCCTGAAGCTGACCGTCTACTCGGCCACCGACGCCGCCATCAAGGCCGTCGAAGCCGCCGGTGGTTCGGTCACCGTGACCAAGAAGGCCAAGGCGCAAGCCGAAGCCTAA
- the rplQ gene encoding 50S ribosomal protein L17: MRHGKAHRKLGRTSAHRIAMFANMSASLIKHEQIVTTLPKAKELRPIVEKLVTLAKRGDLHARRQAISSVRDVEQVGKLFAVLGPRYKDRQGGYIRVLKAGFRYGDNAPMAVIEFVDRDVSEKGKDSGPVYVNDAED; this comes from the coding sequence ATGCGTCACGGTAAGGCTCACCGTAAACTCGGCCGCACCTCGGCTCACCGCATCGCCATGTTCGCCAACATGTCGGCCTCGCTGATCAAGCACGAGCAGATCGTCACCACCCTGCCCAAGGCCAAGGAACTGCGTCCGATCGTCGAAAAGCTGGTCACCCTGGCCAAGCGCGGCGACCTGCACGCCCGTCGTCAGGCCATCAGCTCGGTTCGCGACGTCGAACAAGTCGGCAAGCTCTTCGCCGTCCTCGGCCCGCGCTACAAGGATCGTCAGGGCGGCTACATCCGCGTCCTGAAGGCCGGCTTCCGCTACGGCGACAACGCCCCCATGGCCGTGATCGAGTTCGTCGACCGCGACGTCTCGGAAAAGGGCAAGGACTCGGGTCCGGTCTACGTCAACGACGCCGAAGACTAA
- the secY gene encoding preprotein translocase subunit SecY, with product MASAAEQLAANMNFGSFQKASELHKRIWFTIIALVVYRLGTYVPIPGIDPAAFASLFSQNSKGLLGMFDMFSGGAVERMAIFSLNVMPYISASIIVQLMGTVYPPWEKLKKEGGEAGRKTLNQYTRYLAVILAVVQSASIAIGIAAQPGVVADGVGQTFFIASTIVALTGGTMFLMWLGEQITSRGVGNGVSLIIFAGIVASLPITLMQMLTQAQSNNNYMPLFLVVIGGVAAILAIVFIERSQRRLLVHYPKRQQGNRMIGGESSFMPLKINTAGVIPPIFASSLLLLPTTALQFVQTANLPDWAGWLPTVVGALQHGHPAFLILYSLLIIFFSFFYTSVVFNPDETAENLRKYGGFLPGIRPGKRTAEYLDYVLTRLTVIGAAYITAVCVAPELAMMAIKSTQFALGGTSILIVVTVTMDTVAQIQSHLLAHQYEGLIKKSKLRGGRNR from the coding sequence ATGGCCTCGGCCGCCGAACAACTCGCAGCCAACATGAATTTCGGCTCGTTCCAAAAGGCGAGCGAACTTCACAAGCGTATCTGGTTCACGATCATCGCCCTGGTCGTCTACCGCCTTGGCACCTACGTTCCGATCCCCGGCATCGATCCGGCCGCCTTCGCGTCGCTGTTCAGCCAGAACAGCAAGGGCCTCCTGGGCATGTTCGACATGTTCTCGGGCGGCGCCGTCGAGCGGATGGCGATCTTCTCGCTGAACGTCATGCCCTACATCAGCGCCTCGATCATCGTGCAGCTGATGGGCACGGTTTATCCGCCGTGGGAGAAGCTGAAGAAGGAAGGCGGGGAGGCGGGTCGCAAGACCCTGAACCAATACACCCGCTACCTGGCGGTCATCCTGGCGGTCGTTCAGTCGGCCTCGATCGCGATCGGCATTGCGGCGCAGCCTGGCGTGGTGGCCGACGGCGTGGGGCAGACCTTCTTCATCGCCTCGACCATCGTGGCGCTGACCGGCGGTACGATGTTCCTGATGTGGCTCGGTGAGCAGATCACCAGCCGCGGTGTCGGCAACGGCGTTTCGCTGATCATCTTCGCCGGTATCGTCGCAAGCCTGCCCATCACGCTGATGCAGATGCTGACGCAGGCGCAGTCGAACAACAACTATATGCCGCTGTTCCTGGTGGTCATCGGCGGCGTGGCCGCCATCCTGGCCATCGTGTTCATCGAACGCTCGCAGCGCCGCCTGCTCGTCCACTATCCCAAGCGTCAGCAAGGCAACCGCATGATCGGCGGCGAAAGCTCGTTCATGCCGCTGAAGATCAACACCGCCGGCGTCATTCCGCCGATCTTCGCTTCGTCGCTGCTGCTGCTGCCGACGACCGCGCTGCAGTTCGTCCAGACGGCGAACCTGCCGGATTGGGCCGGCTGGCTGCCGACCGTGGTGGGCGCGCTGCAACATGGCCACCCGGCGTTCTTGATCCTCTATTCGCTGCTGATCATCTTCTTCTCGTTCTTCTACACCTCGGTCGTGTTCAATCCGGACGAGACGGCGGAGAACCTGCGCAAGTACGGCGGCTTCTTGCCGGGCATTCGGCCGGGCAAGCGCACCGCCGAGTATCTGGACTACGTCCTGACCCGTCTGACGGTCATCGGCGCGGCCTACATCACCGCTGTCTGCGTGGCGCCGGAGCTGGCCATGATGGCGATCAAGTCGACCCAGTTCGCCCTGGGCGGCACCTCGATCCTGATCGTCGTGACCGTCACCATGGACACGGTTGCGCAGATCCAGTCCCACCTGCTGGCCCACCAGTACGAAGGTCTGATCAAGAAGTCGAAACTGCGCGGCGGCCGTAACCGCTAA
- a CDS encoding DNA-directed RNA polymerase subunit alpha produces MIERNWNELIRPEKPQIETGADATRKARIVAEPLERGFGVTLGNALRRVLLSSLQGAAVTAIQIDGVVHEFSSLEGVREDVVDIVLNIKQLAVRMHAEGPKRMTLRATGPGPVTAGQIETPADIEILNPDHVLCTLDDGASVRMEFTVNNGKGYVPADRNRPEDAPIGLIAVDALYSPVKRVAYRVEPTRQGQSLDYDKLILEVETNGAVTPVDAVAYAARILQDQLQIFITFEEPKAKSADESKPELPFNPALLKKVDELELSVRSANCLKNDNIVYIGDLIQKTEAEMLRTPNFGRKSLNEIKEVLAGMGLHLGMDVPNWPPENIEDLAKKFEDQI; encoded by the coding sequence GTGATCGAAAGAAACTGGAACGAGCTGATCCGTCCTGAGAAGCCGCAAATCGAAACCGGCGCCGATGCGACTCGCAAGGCCCGTATCGTCGCTGAACCGCTGGAACGCGGCTTCGGCGTGACGCTCGGCAACGCTCTGCGTCGCGTTCTCCTCTCGTCGCTGCAAGGCGCAGCCGTCACCGCGATCCAAATCGACGGCGTCGTGCACGAATTCTCCTCGCTCGAAGGCGTCCGCGAAGACGTCGTCGACATCGTTCTGAACATCAAGCAACTGGCTGTGCGCATGCACGCCGAAGGTCCGAAGCGCATGACCCTGCGCGCCACGGGCCCCGGGCCGGTGACCGCGGGTCAAATCGAGACCCCGGCCGACATCGAAATCCTGAACCCCGACCACGTGCTCTGCACGCTGGACGACGGCGCTTCGGTGCGCATGGAGTTCACGGTCAACAACGGCAAGGGCTATGTCCCGGCCGACCGTAACCGTCCGGAAGATGCGCCGATCGGCCTCATCGCCGTCGACGCCCTGTACTCGCCGGTCAAGCGCGTCGCCTATCGCGTCGAGCCGACCCGTCAAGGCCAGTCGCTGGACTATGACAAGCTGATCCTGGAAGTGGAAACCAACGGCGCCGTCACTCCGGTGGACGCCGTGGCCTACGCCGCCCGGATCCTGCAGGACCAACTGCAGATCTTCATCACCTTCGAGGAACCGAAGGCCAAGTCGGCCGACGAGTCCAAGCCGGAACTGCCGTTCAACCCGGCCCTGCTGAAGAAGGTCGATGAGCTGGAACTGTCGGTCCGTTCGGCCAACTGCCTGAAGAACGACAACATCGTATACATCGGCGACCTGATCCAGAAGACCGAAGCCGAGATGCTCCGCACCCCGAACTTCGGCCGCAAGTCGCTGAACGAGATCAAGGAAGTGCTCGCCGGCATGGGTCTGCACCTCGGCATGGACGTGCCGAACTGGCCGCCGGAGAACATCGAAGACCTGGCCAAGAAGTTCGAAGACCAAATCTAA
- the rpsM gene encoding 30S ribosomal protein S13, with amino-acid sequence MARIAGVNIPTNKRVLIALQYIHGIGQKSAREIITKVGIEDARRVNQLTDAEVLQIRETIDRDYTVEGDLRRENSMNIKRLMDLACYRGLRHRKGLPVRGQRTHTNARTRKGPAKPIAGKKK; translated from the coding sequence GTGGCCCGTATCGCAGGCGTCAACATCCCGACGAACAAGCGCGTTCTGATCGCGCTTCAGTACATTCACGGCATCGGCCAAAAGTCGGCTCGTGAGATCATCACCAAGGTGGGCATCGAGGACGCCCGTCGTGTCAATCAATTGACCGACGCCGAAGTCCTGCAGATCCGCGAGACGATCGACCGTGACTACACCGTCGAGGGCGACCTGCGTCGCGAGAACTCGATGAACATCAAGCGTCTGATGGACCTGGCCTGCTATCGCGGCCTGCGTCACCGTAAGGGCCTGCCGGTCCGCGGTCAGCGCACCCACACGAACGCCCGCACCCGCAAGGGTCCGGCCAAGCCGATCGCCGGCAAGAAGAAGTAA
- a CDS encoding ABC transporter permease subunit, whose product MLADAIAAERFRLLRDRSAVFWGFCFAPLVGFMLNIGGDLFLRFVIKKPIPGLTVGLIDQVLKALSNGASTFAALFLMIGAAAVLAGDYRWETWRLLTPRNTRQNLLLAKLIVVGEAVFWSLLLTAVLSALAAVIGTGINGKALTVSMFGRNLFDVIGVLAITWLEAMTLAALAACVGVLSRSTMGVVIACLGFRFVQTILASSLRLMEQNEAPSWKLLALPVFDADLLRAALLAPEQVGAAGGSAGVALAVLLVWVAALTAGAVWLFRRQDLTKE is encoded by the coding sequence ATGCTCGCCGACGCCATCGCCGCCGAACGCTTCCGCCTGCTGCGCGACCGCTCGGCTGTCTTCTGGGGTTTCTGCTTCGCACCGCTGGTGGGCTTCATGCTCAACATCGGCGGGGACCTCTTCCTGCGCTTTGTGATCAAGAAGCCGATCCCGGGCCTGACGGTGGGCCTGATCGACCAGGTGCTGAAAGCGCTGTCAAACGGGGCCTCGACCTTCGCGGCGCTGTTCCTGATGATCGGCGCGGCGGCCGTGCTGGCCGGCGACTATCGCTGGGAGACCTGGCGGCTGCTGACCCCGCGCAACACGCGCCAGAACCTATTGCTGGCCAAGCTGATCGTGGTCGGCGAGGCGGTGTTCTGGAGCCTGCTGCTGACCGCCGTGCTGTCGGCGCTCGCGGCCGTGATCGGCACGGGGATCAACGGCAAGGCGCTGACCGTCTCGATGTTCGGCCGCAACCTCTTCGACGTGATCGGCGTGCTGGCCATCACCTGGCTGGAGGCTATGACCCTGGCCGCCCTAGCCGCCTGTGTCGGCGTACTGTCGCGCTCGACCATGGGCGTTGTGATCGCCTGCCTGGGCTTCCGGTTCGTCCAGACCATCCTGGCCAGCTCGCTGCGGCTGATGGAGCAGAACGAAGCCCCGAGCTGGAAGCTGCTAGCCCTCCCCGTCTTTGACGCGGACCTGCTGCGCGCTGCGCTTTTGGCCCCCGAACAGGTGGGCGCGGCCGGCGGCTCGGCCGGGGTGGCGCTGGCTGTGCTGCTCGTGTGGGTCGCGGCGCTGACGGCGGGCGCGGTGTGGCTGTTCCGGCGGCAGGATCTGACGAAGGAGTAG
- a CDS encoding ABC transporter ATP-binding protein, producing the protein MSIALEADGLTKTYGAVRALDDFSIAIPAGGVFGILGPNGAGKSTLFRIALGLVRPTSGTARLFGAAPGDITALRKVGAMIETPRYPPYLSARDTLKMLALESGKADADIGGWLERVSLTHAADRATSGFSVGMKQRLGLAAAFLTKPQLVILDEPTSGMDPAGIQEIRALIIDLAKIEGVTVILASHQLDEVKRVCDRVAILSRGKVVAEGGVAELTAGEARLRLTLASPLAPALAVLGDRGEADGPDAVLADIPRAEAPAVIRALVEAGVDIVEARWREVDLEGVYLKSLGQTPTAALAEGAA; encoded by the coding sequence ATGTCGATCGCCCTGGAGGCCGATGGCCTCACCAAGACGTATGGGGCGGTGCGCGCCCTCGACGACTTCTCCATCGCCATTCCCGCCGGCGGCGTGTTCGGGATCCTGGGTCCCAACGGCGCGGGCAAGAGCACGTTGTTCCGGATCGCGCTCGGTCTGGTGCGTCCCACCAGCGGCACGGCGCGCCTGTTCGGGGCTGCGCCCGGCGACATCACCGCCCTGCGCAAGGTCGGGGCGATGATCGAGACCCCGCGCTATCCGCCGTACCTCTCGGCGCGCGACACCCTGAAGATGCTGGCCCTGGAAAGCGGCAAGGCCGACGCTGACATCGGCGGCTGGCTGGAACGGGTCAGCCTGACCCACGCCGCCGACCGCGCCACCAGCGGCTTCTCGGTCGGCATGAAGCAGCGCCTGGGCCTGGCTGCCGCCTTCCTAACCAAGCCCCAACTGGTGATCCTGGACGAACCGACGAGCGGCATGGACCCGGCCGGCATCCAGGAGATCCGCGCCCTGATCATCGATCTGGCCAAGATCGAAGGCGTCACCGTCATCCTGGCCAGCCACCAGCTCGACGAGGTCAAACGCGTCTGCGACCGCGTCGCCATTCTCTCGCGCGGCAAGGTGGTGGCCGAGGGCGGCGTGGCTGAACTCACCGCCGGCGAAGCCCGCCTGCGCCTGACCCTGGCCTCCCCCCTCGCCCCGGCGCTGGCGGTGCTGGGCGATCGCGGCGAGGCCGATGGGCCGGACGCCGTCCTGGCCGACATCCCCCGCGCCGAGGCTCCGGCCGTCATCCGCGCTCTGGTCGAGGCCGGCGTCGACATCGTCGAAGCCCGCTGGCGCGAGGTCGACCTCGAAGGTGTCTATCTGAAATCCCTGGGCCAGACGCCGACGGCCGCTCTCGCCGAAGGAGCCGCCTGA
- the rpsK gene encoding 30S ribosomal protein S11: MAKEPARVKRRERKNITSGVAHVNASFNNTMITITDAQGNTISWSSAGMMGFKGSRKSTPYAAQMAAEDAGKKAAEHGVKTLEVNVSGPGSGRESALRALQAAGMTITTIRDVTPIPHNGCRPPKRRRV, encoded by the coding sequence ATGGCCAAGGAACCGGCTCGCGTTAAACGTCGCGAACGCAAGAACATCACCTCGGGCGTGGCGCACGTGAACGCCTCGTTCAACAACACCATGATCACCATCACCGACGCTCAGGGCAACACGATCTCGTGGTCCTCGGCTGGCATGATGGGCTTCAAGGGCTCGCGTAAGTCGACCCCGTACGCCGCGCAGATGGCCGCCGAAGACGCGGGCAAGAAGGCTGCCGAGCACGGCGTGAAGACGCTGGAAGTCAACGTTTCGGGTCCGGGTTCGGGCCGTGAGTCGGCCCTGCGCGCGCTGCAAGCCGCGGGCATGACCATCACGACCATCCGCGACGTCACGCCGATCCCGCACAACGGCTGCCGTCCGCCCAAGCGTCGTCGCGTCTAG
- a CDS encoding ectonucleotide pyrophosphatase/phosphodiesterase encodes MIMRRLLSLVLALGLTVAASAAQAREKAPHLTILVSIDGFRADYLDRGDTPVMKALAENGARAAMRPSFPTVTFPNHYTLITGKRPDRNGIVGNTMVDPSVSPDKFTMRSLAPAWWSQAKPFWVSVEQQGKRAAAMFWPGSEVEIDGVRPSRWVKFNAEMLGEARVDQVLSWLDSADGPPIAFSTLYFDIVDTQGHHYGPDSPEVRAAAASVDTALGRLVEGLKARGRFENTDIVIVADHGMAPLPATNRVVLDDLVDISKIQLVTTGAVTSFSPKPGERKAVEKAFLSKPLPHMTCWKKARIPARFHYGRNPRVPAIVCLSETGWYTTTEAAKQKPSERDGKDGGAHGFDPYDPTMRAVFVAHGPSFKPGVTLPVFDNVDIYALLAKVTDVRPEKTDGSLKIVGKALR; translated from the coding sequence ATGATCATGCGCCGCCTGCTGTCCCTGGTTCTGGCCCTGGGCTTGACCGTCGCCGCCAGCGCGGCGCAGGCGCGGGAAAAAGCGCCGCACCTGACCATCCTGGTGTCCATCGACGGCTTCCGCGCAGACTACCTGGATCGCGGCGACACCCCGGTCATGAAGGCCCTGGCCGAGAACGGCGCCCGGGCGGCGATGCGCCCGTCGTTCCCGACCGTAACCTTCCCCAACCACTATACCTTGATCACGGGCAAGCGCCCCGACCGCAACGGTATTGTCGGTAACACCATGGTCGATCCGAGCGTCTCGCCGGACAAGTTCACCATGCGGAGTCTCGCTCCCGCCTGGTGGAGCCAGGCCAAGCCGTTCTGGGTTTCGGTGGAACAGCAGGGCAAGCGCGCCGCCGCGATGTTCTGGCCGGGCTCCGAGGTTGAGATCGACGGGGTGCGGCCCTCGCGCTGGGTTAAGTTCAACGCGGAGATGCTGGGCGAAGCGCGGGTGGACCAAGTGCTGTCTTGGCTGGACAGCGCCGATGGCCCACCGATCGCGTTTTCGACCCTCTATTTCGACATCGTCGACACCCAAGGTCACCACTATGGCCCGGACTCGCCAGAGGTTCGTGCGGCCGCCGCCTCGGTCGATACGGCGCTCGGCCGCCTGGTCGAGGGGCTGAAGGCGCGGGGGCGCTTCGAGAACACCGACATCGTCATTGTCGCCGACCACGGCATGGCGCCTCTGCCCGCCACCAATCGCGTGGTGCTGGATGACCTTGTCGATATCTCGAAGATCCAGTTGGTCACCACGGGCGCGGTCACCTCGTTCTCGCCCAAGCCTGGCGAACGCAAGGCGGTCGAAAAGGCGTTTCTGTCGAAGCCGCTGCCGCACATGACCTGTTGGAAGAAGGCCCGGATACCGGCGCGCTTCCACTATGGCCGAAATCCGCGGGTTCCCGCGATTGTCTGCCTATCGGAGACGGGCTGGTACACGACCACCGAGGCGGCGAAACAGAAGCCGAGCGAGCGGGACGGCAAGGATGGCGGCGCCCATGGCTTCGATCCCTATGATCCGACCATGCGCGCGGTGTTCGTCGCGCATGGTCCGTCGTTCAAGCCGGGCGTCACGCTGCCGGTGTTCGACAATGTCGACATCTATGCGCTGCTGGCGAAGGTGACGGACGTTCGCCCCGAGAAGACGGACGGCTCGCTGAAGATCGTGGGGAAGGCGCTTCGGTAA
- a CDS encoding adenylate kinase → MNLILFGPPAAGKGTQAKRLVTERGMVQLSTGDMLRAAIASGSELGQRVKGVLDRGELVTDEIVIALIEDRLPEAEAAGGAIFDGFPRTVAQAEALDKMLAARGQKIDVVLRLKVDEPALIERIKKRFEEQGRPDDNPEVFVTRLAAYNAQTAPLLPYYEGQGKLSELDGMGTVETVAASIDNALESVAAG, encoded by the coding sequence ATGAATCTGATCCTGTTCGGCCCGCCGGCGGCGGGGAAGGGGACCCAGGCCAAACGTCTGGTCACGGAGCGTGGTATGGTCCAGCTCTCGACCGGCGACATGCTGCGCGCGGCCATCGCCTCGGGCTCGGAGCTGGGGCAGCGCGTCAAGGGCGTGCTCGACCGTGGCGAGCTGGTGACCGACGAAATCGTCATCGCCTTGATCGAGGATCGCCTGCCAGAGGCCGAGGCGGCCGGTGGCGCGATCTTCGACGGTTTCCCGCGTACGGTCGCCCAGGCCGAGGCGCTGGATAAAATGCTCGCCGCGCGCGGTCAGAAGATCGACGTCGTTCTCCGACTCAAGGTAGATGAGCCAGCCCTGATCGAGCGGATCAAGAAGCGGTTCGAAGAACAGGGACGGCCCGACGACAATCCGGAAGTCTTCGTGACTCGCCTGGCCGCGTACAATGCTCAGACCGCGCCTCTGCTGCCCTATTACGAGGGGCAGGGTAAGCTGTCGGAACTGGATGGCATGGGGACCGTCGAAACGGTCGCTGCGTCTATCGACAACGCGCTGGAGTCCGTCGCTGCAGGATGA
- the rpmD gene encoding 50S ribosomal protein L30 produces MAEAKTVTVRQTGSPIRREKDQRATLVGLGLNRVGRVSTLRDNPSTRGMIRKVQHLLEIVE; encoded by the coding sequence ATGGCTGAAGCTAAGACCGTTACGGTTCGCCAAACCGGCAGCCCGATCCGTCGTGAAAAGGACCAGCGCGCTACGCTCGTGGGTCTGGGTCTGAACCGCGTGGGTCGTGTCTCGACCCTGCGGGACAACCCCTCGACCCGCGGTATGATCCGCAAGGTCCAGCACCTGCTGGAAATCGTCGAGTAG